In Oncorhynchus clarkii lewisi isolate Uvic-CL-2024 chromosome 2, UVic_Ocla_1.0, whole genome shotgun sequence, one DNA window encodes the following:
- the LOC139421340 gene encoding sphingosine kinase 2-like, with product MRSPEPPIPSPAEALLHCQFGGWGTGSSCNNSCPNSPGGPGGLSSPSPSPSPSPASSYALTLTPSHIHVQRLAPRPGKEARLILPLSELAGCSCPRAPAPPLLVLYWYPPGRRRKGVSRRRQVRVYLAEARVEAERWSTAIQCLLRGVAITADTEIVKRLLPRPRRLLLLVNPFSGRGQAMQWCQTHILPMIREANISYNLIQTERQNHARELIKEISLLQWDGIIIVSGDGLLHEVINGLMERPDWELAIKTPVGILPCGSGNALAGSINHHAGYDMCLREPLLLNCCFQLCRGGVKPMDLVSVTTSPAPSQNGRPGLPRRMFSFLSVAWGFVSDVDIESERYRGLGSARFTLGTLVRLASLRSYKGRLSYLPPSIVATSPDAIPPPLRRPLSRSITEGLEGFCHTPIQRTSSDMGLSEQRSLRRVDTEREREREMERQRERERRRERARGGGTGVVRASSLAEDREREMEGEAGRSGTSSERSGTSSELNEREDCRMGREDGMTGNMEERPDEEREDGTMEQDSGVIEDIEERVRNGEGSSGSMDGVMEAKEVGEEYGGDMGREPNEDLEGCYSYPDNLQQTRLALRKNSAPSSQIANAFFSQPLSQEADPMSGASYRAEEMDLNETYFQKEAYPLDIARERALTISSPFRHSPFSFKPKSLDTSRPRPLSLLHHPHSNSLPPKLPSLSLSLSPTPPSSPSCASPHSSSYLVPRPNTPNSTSPSPSLQSPSPSFTFDIAEPAGPLKNRPPVSLPFNPPRDDLLPPLDQALPTRDWVTIEGDFVLVLAIYQSHLGADLHAAPQARFDDGLIHLTFVRAGISRATLLRLFLAMERGAHLSLSSPYVSHVPARAFRLQPLSPRGTLTVDGELVPYGPLQAQVHPSMSRLIVGDSGVKITRF from the exons ATGCGTTCCCCAGAGCCCCCCATCCCATCCCCAGCTGAGGCCCTACTCCACTGCCAGTTCGGGGGCTGGGGAACGGGCAGCAGCTGCAACAACAGCTGCCCCAACAGCCCTGGAGGTCCTGGGGGTCTGtcgtccccttctccctcccccagcccctctcctGCCTCCAGCTATGCCTTGACCCTCACCCCTTCCCACATCCACGTCCAGCGCCTGGCCCCCCGCCCTGGTAAAGAGGCACGTCTAATACTACCCCTGTCAGAGCTGGCAGGGTGCAGCTGTCCCCGCGCCCCTGCTCCCCCCTTGCTGGTTCTATACTGGTATCCCCCGGGGAGGCGGAGGAAGGGGGTATCCAGGAGGAGGCAGGTGAGGGTGTACCTGGCTGAGGCCAGGGTGGAGGCTGAGAGGTGGTCCACTGCTATACAATGTCTGCTCAGGGGAGTCGCCATCACTGCTGACACGG AAATTGTCAAACGTCTACTGCCCCGTCCTCGAAGGCTGCTGCTATTGGTGAACCCCTTCAGTGGGAGAGGCCAGGCTATGCAGTGGTGTCAGACACACATACTGCCAATGATCAGGGAGGCTAACATCAGCTACAACCTGatacagacag AGCGACAGAACCATGCCAGAGAGTTGATCAAAGAGATCTCCCTGCTACAGTGGGACGGCATCATCATCGTCTCTGGAGATGGCCTGCTGCACGAG GTGATCAATGGTTTGATGGAGCGTCCAGACTGGGAACTAGCAATAAAGACACCTGTAGGTATCCTTCCCTGTGGCTCTGGAAATGCCCTGGCTGGCTCCATCAACCACCATGCGGg TTATGACATGTGCCTTCGGGAGCCTCTCCTCCTCAACTGCTGTTTTCAGCTCTGCCGTGGTGGAGTCAAGCCCATGGATTTGGTCTCTGTGACAACCAGCCCCGCCCCTTCTCAAAATGGCCGCCCCGGTCTTCCCAGAAGGATGTTCTCCTTCCTATCTGTGGCCTGGGGCTTTGTGTCGGACGTGGACATTGagagtgagag GTACCGGGGTCTGGGGTCGGCACGGTTCACCCTGGGCACTCTGGTCCGCCTGGCCTCCCTGCGCTCCTATAAGGGCCGTCTGTCCTACCTGCCCCCCTCCATAGTCGCCACATCCCCAGACGCCATCCCTCCGCCCCTGCGCAGACCACTGTCCCGCAGCATCACTGAGGGCCTGGAGGGCTTCTGCCACACCCCCATCCAACGCACCAGCTCTGACATGGGCCTCAGCGAACAGAGGAGTCTGAGGAGGGTAgacacggagagggagagggagagagagatggagaggcagagagagagggagaggaggagggagagggccaGGGGAGGGGGAACAGGGGTGGTCAGGGCGAGTAGCTTGgcagaagatagagagagagagatggagggtgaggcgGGGAGGTCAGGGACAAGTTCGGAGAGATCTGGGACGAGTTCGGAGTTGAATGAAAGGGAAGATTGCAGGATGGGAAGGGAGGATGGGATGACGGGGAACATGGAAGAAAGGCCAGATGAGGAAAGAGAAGACGGAACGATGGAGCAGGACTCAGGGGtgatagaggatatagaggagagagtgaggaatgGGGAAGGTAGCAGCGGCTCAATGGATGGAGTGATGGAAGCAAAGGAGGTTGGAGAGGAGTACGGGGGGGACATGGGGCGAGAGCCCAACGAGGACCTAGAGGGGTGTTACTCGTACCCTGACAACCTCCAGCAGACCAGACTGGCTCTAAGGAAGAACTCTGCCCCTTCCAGCCAGATAGCTAACGCCTTCTTTAGCCAGCCCCTCAGCCAGGAGGCTGACCCCATGTCTGGAGCCTCGTACAGGGCAGAAGAGATGGATCTGAACGAAACATACTTCCAGAAAGAAGCTTACCCACTAGACATCGCCCGAGAGAGAGCTCTCACCATATCCTCTCCCTTCAGACACTCTCCTTTCTCCTTCAAGCCCAAATCTCTGGACACATCCCGCCCCAGACCCCtatccctcctccaccacccccaCTCCAACTCCCTACCCCCTAAactcccctccctgtccctctccctctctcccacgccCCCTTCCTCCCCGTCCTGTGCctccccccactcctcctcctacctCGTTCCGCGCCCCAACACCCCCAACTCCACCTCCCCTTCCCCGTCTCTCcagtccccctccccctcctttaCCTTTGACATTGCAGAGCCTGCCGGACCCCTCAAGAACCGCCCCCCTGTCTCACTCCCTTTCAACCCTCCGAGGGATGACCTCCTGCCTCCCTTGGACCAGGCCCTGCCGACCCGGGACTGGGTGACCATCGAGGGGGACTTTGTGCTTGTGCTGGCCATCTACCAGTCCCATCTCGGGGCAGACCTCCATGCCGCCCCCCAAGCCAGGTTTGACGATGGGCTGATCCACCTGACGTTTGTGCGGGCAGGGATCTCCAGAGCCACCCTGCTTCGTCTGTTCCTGGCCATGGAGAGGGGAGCACACCTGTCTCTCAGCTCCCCCTATGTGAGCCACGTCCCAGCCAGGGCCTTCAGGCTGCAGCCCCTCTCCCCACGAGGAACACTCACTGTGGACGGGGAACTGGTGCCATACGGCCCGCTGCAGGCACAG GTCCATCCCTCCATGTCCCGGCTCATTGTCGGCGACTCTGGAGTGAAGATCACCCGATTCTGA
- the LOC139421347 gene encoding cytohesin-2-like: MTVDSEIFMPKSKAPKMDDLDYIPVDLSPEERSELEDIRRRKGALLQEIQRLRDELREAIIEVEGLETSTEGSKTLQKNRHVAMGRKKFNMDPKKGIVFLVENELLRHTQEDVAQFLYKGEGLNKTAIGDYLGEREDFNLKVLQAFVDLHEFTDLNLVQALRQFLWSFRLPGEAQKIDRMMEAFAQRYCHCNPGVFQSTDTCYVLSFAIIMLNTSLHNPNVRDKPGLDRFISMNRGINEGGDLPEDLLRNLYDSIKNEPFKIPEDDGNDLTHTFFNPDREGWLLKLGGRVKTWKRRWFILTDNCLYYFEYTTDKEPRGIIPLENLSIREVEDPRKPNCFELYIPNNRGQLIKACKTEADGRVVEGNHNVYRISAPTPEEKDEWIHHINSAVSVDPFYEMLAARKKRISLKKNEEQP; this comes from the exons ATGACAGTCGACTCTGAAATATTTATGCCTAAAAGCAAAGCGCCAAAAATGGATGACCTGGACTACA tCCCGGTAGACCTGAGTCCAGAGGAGCGCTCTGAGCTGGAGGACATCCGTCGGAGGAAGGGAGCTCTGCTGCAGGAGATCCAGAGGCTCAGAGACGAGCTCAGAGAGGCCATCATAGAGGTGGAAGGACTAGAGACCAGCACAGAGGGCAG TAAAACTCTACAGAAGAACAGGCATGTGGCCATGGGAAGGAAGAAGTTTAACATGGACCCCAAAAAG ggtattgTGTTCCTGGTGGAGAATGAGTTGCTCAGACACACTCAAGAGGATGTTGCCCAGTTCCTGTACAAAGGAGAGGGACTCAACAAGACTGCGATAGGAGACTACCTGGGAGAGAG GGAGGACTTTAATCTCAAGGTTCTGCAGGCGTTTGTTGACCTTCATGAGTTCACTGATCTCAACCTGGTCCAGGCTCTCAG GCAGTTCCTGTGGAGTTTCCGTCTGCCTGGCGAGGCTCAAAAGATTGACAGGATGATGGAGGCCTTTGCACAGAGATACTGTCACTGCAACCCTGGGGTCTTCCAGAGCACTG ATACGTGCTATGTGCTGTCGTTTGCTATCATCATGCTGAACACCAGCCTCCACAACCCCAACGTGAGAGACAAGCCTGGATTGGACCGCTTCATCTCCATGAACAGAGGCATCAACGAGGGTGGAGACCTGCCAGAGGACCTGCTCAGA AATCTTTATGACAGCATCAAGAACGAGCCCTTCAAGATCCCTGAGGATGATGGGAACGACCTGACACACACCTTCTTCAACCCTGACAGAGAGGGCTGGCTCCTCAAACTAG GAGGACGGGTGAAGACCTGGAAAAGAAGATGGTTCATTCTCACAGACAACTGCCTTTACTACTTTGAGTATACTACA GATAAGGAGCCCAGAGGTATCATTCCCCTAGAGAACCTGAGTATCCGGGAGGTTGAAGACCCCAGGAAACCT AACTGCTTTGAGCTGTACATCCCCAACAACCGTGGTCAGCTGATCAAGGCCTGTAAGACGGAGGCAGACGGCAGAGTGGTGGAGGGGAACCACAACGTGTACCGCATCTCTGCCCCCACACCTGAGGAGAAAGACGAATGGATCCACCACATCAA ctctgcgGTCAGCGTGGACCCCTTCTATGAGATGCTGGCTGCCAGGAAGAAACGCATATCGTTAAAGAAGAATGAGGAACAACCGTAG